The genomic window GCCGCCGTCCGGGTCGCCGCCACCGGGATCGCCCCCAGGTGCCGGGCGATCTGGATCGCGGCCACCCCCACGCTGCTGGAGGCCGCGGTGATCAGCACCGTGTCCCCGGGCCGCATCCCGCCCTTGTCCACCAGCGCGCCGTACGCGGTGGTGTAGGAGAGCCAGACGGCCGCGCCGGTCACCGCGTCGACCTCGCCCGGGCGGTGGATCAGGTTGGTCTCCGGCACCAGCACCCGGTCCCCGTAGACGCCGTGGGTGCTCAAGTTCCCCAGCGCCGCGGTGCTCACCAGGTCGCCGACGGCGAATCCGGTGACCGCCGCGCCGACCGCCTCCACCACACCGGTGGCCTCGTAACCGAGCCGGGAGCCCGGCAGCTCGGGCTGGTAGAAGTAGGTACCGCCGCGGAACATCGCCTCCGCCCGGTTCAGCCCGAGCGCCTCGACCCGTACCAGCACCTCGTCCGGCCCCGGCTCGCCGAGCTCCACCTCCACGATCTTCAGGACCTCGGGTCCACCGATCTCGTCGAACACCACTGCCTTGGCCATGGCGGAATCCCCCATCACAACAATCAGATGATCACGCGTCAGTTCGCTGACGTACCTCCACCGTAGGTGTGCCGGACGAGACGTCCCATGCCGGAAAGTCTCGTTCTCCTGTCCGATCGTCTCGCCCCATGGAGCGCTGGTGAGCGCTACGCTCCCGCCATGGACGTGCTCAGCGACGCGATCACCGTGATGCGCACCGGCCGCCCGCACTCGGGGCTCACCGACAAGCTCGCCCCCTGGGGCATGCGCTTCCCGCCCGCCCCGGGCGCCGGCTTCCACATCGTGCTGCGCGGCTCCTGCTGGCTGCTCCCACCCGGGGACGCGCCGCCGGTCCGGCTCGGCGTCGGCGACGTGGTGCTGCTGCCGAGCGGCCGCGGGTTCGCTTTGGCGGACTCGCTGGAGACCGGCCTGATCGACGTGGTCATCACCGACGGCGGCCTGCTGCCGGCCCAGCGCGACGCCACCCTCCTCACCGGATCGCCCGGCGGCGAGGTCACCACGATGCTCTGCGGCGCCTACCAGCTCAACCAGGCCCGCCCGCACCCGCTGCTGGCCGCGCTGCCCGAGGTGGTCCACCTGCCGGCGCGGGTCGGCCACCACCCGGCCCTGCGCTCCCTGATCGACCTGCTCGGTGCCGAGCTGACCGAGCGCCGGCTCGGCTCGGACGCGGCGACGCCCGCGCTGCTCGACACGCTGCTGCTCTACATCCTGCGCGCCTTCTTCGAGGAGACCGCCTGTGCGGCCACCGGCGGCTGGGCCGCCGCGCTCGGCGACCCGGTGGTCACCACCGCGCTGAGCGAGATCCACGCCGACCCGGCCCACCCGTGGACCGTCGAGGAACTCGGCGCCCGGGCCGGCCTGTCCCGCGCCGCCTTCGCCCGCCGCTTCACCACTCTGGTCGGCCAGCCCCCGCTCGGCTACCTCACCTGGTGGCGGATGACCACCGCGGGCCGCCTGCTGCGCGAATCCGACGCCCCGCTCCACCGCATCGCCCAACAGGTCGGCTACCTCAGCGAGTTCGCCTTCGCCAAAGCCTTCAAGCGCGAGTACGGCCTCTCCCCCGGCCGCTACCGCGACCAACGGCGCGCCGGCCGGTCCGACGGGCAGCAGGACGGACAGCACGACGGGCAGTGCAGCGGTCCGGCACTGGCGGCCGACGGTTAGGACCTGCCCGGCGGCTCCCTGCCACCCGGTCGTGTCCGATTGGCCGTCCGCTGCGCGGGAAGACGCAGTACGCCGGGGCCCCTCCCCGCCTGAACCCGCCAGCAGGGCCGCCCGTAGGAACACACGGAAACACAGAGGTGGAGAACATGCTCGGTCTGGTACTGCTCGGCATCCTGGTGCTCACCATCGGCGGCTGCGCCTGCGTGGTGTGGGCGGAGCGCGGCGGGCCCCGCTGGGTCCGCGGCGTGGCGACCGTGACGCTTGCCACGGGCGAGCTGGTGCGCATCACCCACAGGCACCGGCGCCGGAGCCTGAACCGGAACAGCGGCGACAGCGGCGGCGACTCGGGCTGACACTCCGACGGCACGCAGCTGGGCCCGGTGGCCTCTCCCAAGACACCGGGCCCAGCTTCTTTGCGAGTT from Kitasatospora sp. NBC_01250 includes these protein-coding regions:
- a CDS encoding AraC family transcriptional regulator, with the protein product MDVLSDAITVMRTGRPHSGLTDKLAPWGMRFPPAPGAGFHIVLRGSCWLLPPGDAPPVRLGVGDVVLLPSGRGFALADSLETGLIDVVITDGGLLPAQRDATLLTGSPGGEVTTMLCGAYQLNQARPHPLLAALPEVVHLPARVGHHPALRSLIDLLGAELTERRLGSDAATPALLDTLLLYILRAFFEETACAATGGWAAALGDPVVTTALSEIHADPAHPWTVEELGARAGLSRAAFARRFTTLVGQPPLGYLTWWRMTTAGRLLRESDAPLHRIAQQVGYLSEFAFAKAFKREYGLSPGRYRDQRRAGRSDGQQDGQHDGQCSGPALAADG
- a CDS encoding zinc-dependent alcohol dehydrogenase family protein, which produces MAKAVVFDEIGGPEVLKIVEVELGEPGPDEVLVRVEALGLNRAEAMFRGGTYFYQPELPGSRLGYEATGVVEAVGAAVTGFAVGDLVSTAALGNLSTHGVYGDRVLVPETNLIHRPGEVDAVTGAAVWLSYTTAYGALVDKGGMRPGDTVLITAASSSVGVAAIQIARHLGAIPVAATRTAAKREQLLKLGAAHVIVTDEEDLLGRVGEITGGRGAELVFDPVAGPGLATIAQAVAPGGLLIVYGWLDSRPTPLPLNWGLRVLGYSNLDITGDPAARRRAWHFVDAGLRAGTLAPVVDRVFDLSEIVEAHRHLEANGQVGKVVVTVSH